The Thermotoga sp. nucleotide sequence ACATCCATCAGGTACCCAAACTGGTCAAGATCGTTGTGAACATGGGAATCGGAGAAGGCGCCAGAAACTACGATCTCATTGAAAAACACGCGAACGAACTCGCAAAGATCACCGGACAAAAACCTGTTGTCACCAGGGCAAGGAAGAGCATATCCAACTTCAAAATAAGGAAGGGAATGCCAATCGGTCTCAAGGTCACCCTCAGGAAGGCGCTGATGTACAACTTCCTCTATAAGCTCATAAACATCGTGCTTCCGAAGGTGAGGGACTTCAGAGGACTGGATCCGAACTCTTTTGACG carries:
- the rplE gene encoding 50S ribosomal protein L5 — protein: MRFEYVPLKEKYEKEIVPALMKEFNYKNIHQVPKLVKIVVNMGIGEGARNYDLIEKHANELAKITGQKPVVTRARKSISNFKIRKGMPIGLKVTLRKALMYNFLYKLINIVLPKVRDFRGLDPNSFDGRGNYSFGLSEQLVFPELSPDEVRRIQGMDITIVTTAKTDQEAKRLLELFGMPFKRG